The Rutidosis leptorrhynchoides isolate AG116_Rl617_1_P2 unplaced genomic scaffold, CSIRO_AGI_Rlap_v1 contig329, whole genome shotgun sequence sequence CGAAAAGAGTAGAACCTGCTCGAATCCTAGATAGCATCCTCCAGAGAATATTTATCTCATGTTTGTCACTGCTACAACATGTTGATTTCAAGTCAATTCGAGATTTTAATAGGTCACTCATCAATTCAGAATTTGATCCACTTTAATTCTCTCCATCGGTTTTAGATATGAGTTTTGTTTGATTCTTTCGATCAAGTAAGGGATAGTTCATTTGTAAAATCGTATTACCTTAATTTGATCATTTAATTTTTGACATATGTGTCCGATTTTTCTTCTGCAAATCATGAGTTAGACCCAATTTTAGGGCTATACATGGATGCAGTTATTAGATTTCAACATGCTGTGTTAATTTGAAACGGATACGGATTCGCAAAGCTAATTTTTTATTTGGATTAGAGTAATGGATTAGTGTGAAAAATATGAAAGAAGTTTGGGTCGATAGTTTCAATGGTAGGATTAGTGATCATATTACTTAATTACCCCCAACAATGTCGTTTTAAACAATCCTAAATTTACAAACCAAATAGCGACGTTCACAAAATCTCAAACACTCTTTCAACTAAGAATCCTAACCCGTCCAAGCCAAATTGATCCaatttagtcgaaatttgttcGTGACTCTATCAATTGATATTTTCGACGATCTCCCTCTCAAAACCCCATGGCTAATGATTATATTGAGAGTTTCATTGCGCTCAATCGTGGATATCAGCTTCCTAACGTTCGCTGCTTTTGCAACCTGTCGACGGCGGTGTTGACGGCGTACACAGTTCACAATCATGGACGGCGTTTCAGGATCTGTAATCACTATAACAATGTAAGTTATACTTTCAATTACAATGACCAAATATTACTTTGATCTATTCTGAATCGGATATTCGTTGTGATTTTCTTGAACTGTTGTATATGCTTAGTTGATTAATGGTCAATTAAATGATGCTTTGGTCATGAATTGTTATATATACTTGGTCGGCCTTCATAAGTGTTATGCTCTATGTGCTCATAATTTGTGGCCTCATTATTACTTGATATTGTTGTGGTTGATGATGAGTATGACATATCGTAGCTTGAGATGAAGTGTGGTTTTTAGGAGTGGCACGACCAAGAAGAATCATGTCATGGATGGCGAGTCTGTTGTCATAATCCTGAAGCAAGCTTATGACTTAATCCCTTGAGAAACCTCATTTCGATCTTTTGGCTTGGATAGCTTCTAGAGGAAAGGGAAGTAAGATTCCAACTTGTGGTTGAAATTTAGAATCTTAAGAACCAACAGATTCAATTTGGAAATGAGAAGGTTGGGATGGTAAAGGAGATTGCTAAATTGAAATTTTTTGAAGCGAATTAGTTGTGTATTCATTTACTTTTCCTCCGTCTCGCAATAcattcctttttttttttaaatttcttaTAGAAAATATGAAAAACAACATTAAGTTATTTATGTtgtaaattttattgtcaaatcaattTTGAATATGTTCCTAACTTGTATGAACAATAAATTATACGTCTACATGTATTGTGAGACTGTGATGGGAATCTTGTAGACAATAGAAAGACtttttcaatttgtttcaatttgtttcaatttatTTCAATagcaaattttattgtcaaatcaaaaTTCGACACATGGCGTTTTATGGATGAATAGTAATTTGACACATGTATTTTAAAACTTTGAATTTAACTaggtttcaaattatatttttaagtcaataatattattttttcctattctaattaggaaatcaaaacacaataaaaacataatgattcctaataaaattctatcaattatttttttctaatataataattttattcctaattaattttctatctattatttaaaaaattattcctaataaaattcaTATATTCTTTTTTCTTAATTAAACGGAcacattttctttttattttttttttcctattcaaacggacatattaaaaaaaattattcctaatcaaattataatatatattctaATTTTTCATTAACATATTATTCTTAATAAAATGCTATAGTTTTTTCTATTCTTAATTAAAACGGTCATATATTATTTTtcaaaaaataagaaaaattaaattGATTAGATACAACTTTTATCTTTTgctatatttatatttttgaaaCAAAATAAAATTTAGTTCTAATCTTATTATAGATTTTAAAATcatatcaaaataattataattgatataaaattaaataattttcatttgatataatattttacataaatataataatatttaatataaataattattatataattttttatataatatatttaaatttttaatttttaaaaattatgTCCGACAGATGGGTCTACTAATTTGTGATAATCAGATGTGAGAATAAAAATTAGTTCAACTAAACTCTGAATTATTTCTCAAAACGAATCGGACGGCGTTGAATAAAACGAACATTAGCAATTGAATCAGGTCGAGAATCAagcaaactaaattaactaatgatATTCAAAATTTCAAACAACAAAGTAATCAAGATGATCAAATGGCCTACAAAACATAATAGTATATCGAACGACGAATATTCGAAAGAAGAATTAATTGATCAATTAGGCAAATGAATTTTGTAGTACAAATTATTGTCGATAGCTACGCATCCTCTCACATACAAAACATACAGTAAAATCTGATTACAAAGTAAACTTACGAAttcgaataataaatttttatgaaAAAAGAAAAAACACTAATTTCAGAAAAAGAAGAATGTCGATAGGAATAATAATGCAGCAACAAGTGCAAGAGAAAATCCTGTTGATTTATAACCTCCATCGCTCTTGGGGCCTCCTATTGTTGTAGGGCTTGCTGCTGCTAAACCTGTCAATTTTCCCAAAATTTTAATTGAATTCTATATATCTTTTAGGTATATATAATGATATTCATAGAATTAATTTtctatatacattaaataaaaAAGAGAGAAAATAAGACAATATAAAAATAGTTTACCGTCAGGGGACGAAGCTCCGTCATTTGCCATAGGTGCTCCTTCAGGAACCGGAACATCAATTCCAACAGCTGTTATACATCGAATTATAAATTTAGGATTCATCAAAAAAATTATAAATTTAGGGATTAAATGTCAGAAAGTTTGAAAGCTTAAGGATCATTATGACCATACTCAGTTTCTGATGAATGTCAATAAATATAGAAGCATAAGCAACCACGTGGTTGAGGGTAAGATTGAATGAATGCTCATAAATTTGAGTGAGGCCATACATCCATAATTTCCAAATAAAGAAACTCAACGGCACGCTTTTCCATTTCTCACCGATACATTTCCCATCACAAATCCTAGCTAACATTTTTCTGTAAGGAAAAaattaatcaattttttttaaaggaaGAACAATTTTACTCTTTCCATCCCGTTTTAATTGTTTAAAAgtgattttcataaaaaaaaatattaaaaatatattttggaTTGAATTATCCTCAATTAAAATAAAATTGAAGATAATACACAAAGTCAAAATTAATTAACCAAttaaaaaataaagataatataaaaaATTCTTCTCTTATTTATGAAATCAACaattattttaaaatattttaaaaatagatTTAGACAATTAAAGTTAAAATGAGAAGAATATTAATTAAGATGATAAATAAATTCGAGTCAATTTATCGATAATTTTTCAATGCAATTAAAGCAGCCCTAAAACTGTCGATATTATCGATATCGATGGTTTTGTCCTCATAACTACTATGACTATCTCTTTTTAATAGTAAGTTTATTAACCGATAAGAGTCTCTCTAGAATAATCTAATCTCCACTACCAAATTCACTCATCCTAATTCCATTCCTTCAAATTTAAATACAAATCAGAAAGaataaaagaataaataaaagaaaaGTGATCGGACTAATAGAACGGCTGAGATATatcattaaatttaatattttaattatttttaattaagaaCTTAAAAGTTcaaatgaaaattttaaattttatatagcACTTGTCACCGCATAAGGAGTCGTTAAAAAACTTGGTCGCTCACAGTTGACACGATAAGCCCAAATAATGTACCAGAGCGCGGTTACTGGTCCCTTGCCATTTATGAAAGATAGGCGAGTCGACCCGTAGTAAATGTTCCATCGAAAAATGTTGCCAATGTTGTTGGATTACCATTAAAATCCACAACTAACATGTCTGACATTTCACGAGCAATAAGGTTTTCTTGTACAAAGCGAGTAATATCTTAAACTTCAAAAGctgttatattttttattttatttttaaaatcaaaAGATGTTGTATATTGATTTTGACCTCTTTTGAATAATCATTTCTTTCCGATTGAAAATTAATCCTATAACAATTTATAAACCCTTTTTCTACCTCAATGCAATAAAATGTTTATGCAGGTCGACCCTCACAAAGTTAGGACTTCAAAAAGTATCTATCTATACATGATGAATTCCAAAGCATAAATCACTGAAATGTGCCATGATTGGCATAATTAGATAATCCCTCTGTTAATGGAATTAAAGAGTCGGATATAGCATTCATGAGCATCTAAGAATTTTTCGAGTATTTTTTAAGTATGTTTCAGTTGAGAATTTTATTGGAGATTAATTACTCAGAAACTACTAAACCAGTGAGGTAAGTTAACATGAGCTAGCCCAAGTTAATTTCCCGTGATTAATTCGCTAATATTAATCTCATTGAAATCGTCCAATTCAAGATATATTTAGCATTTTCGTaaagtaattaattaaatttttactttaaagtgaattaataataattacctgaGCACAAACTAACAGGAGGAGTAGAGACGCCACAAGCTGATGGAAGCTTGAGAGCTCTTTTAACATCGATGGAGAATCCGAGTGTGCTTGCTGAGTTTCCGAGCAACTTGCACAAACATACCGGATTACTTTCCACCAATCCGGCAAGCTCCGGGCAGCAATTCTTGTCGGGTTTCGTGTCCATGCTTCCGTTCGAAACGTAACTCAAACAATCCGACATGTTGAACAAGCTGGTCATGCAAGGATCCGTCGGTGGCTCCGCCGCGTCCGGCCCAAATGCTACCGACGGCCCAAATGCGGCCGTTGGAGCAAGGCCGGGCGCCATCTGGGCCGAAACGACGCCGTAAAATATTGTTGTCAATGCAATAACAGCCCAGATGGTTCTCATTCTGAGTACTGGTTGGTTGGTTTGATTGTAGGAAATGTAATAAAATTAAGAGGTGTGCTATTTTAATGGACAGATGATATAGTATATGAATGAAGACTATATATATAAGGGAGAGTGTAATAAATGTTTTCTAGCTATTGCCTGCCAAATCATTAAATATTTCCAACGACCAGCTATTTTTCTTAGTTCAAATTATGGTCATTTTGGCCATATGCACCGGCATTGGTGATCGATCAAATGGGAAAAGAGGATTTTTGCGTTTCCATTTTGACGATTGTTTTTTCGTTTTACACTGTACAAAGGTATAGGATATCGTCAAAGAGATATCGAGATGATTGGAGTGCATCAGATATTCTCCCGGTCGCGTCTACTTTCGATTCAAAACCGACAGTTTAAGATTCTTGAATTCGTAGAATCAAataaaaaacgtattttttttaaaaaaatgggtGGTTTCGATTCGCTCCATTTAATTTCTTTAAAATAATAAGAGCTAGAATGGAATTGTAAAATTTTCGATTCCAATTGGATTccatagacacgtcttgctacggAAGAGAAAAAAAATTTAAGGATGTGTTTGGAAAGCTACCTCGAAATTAAAAAACTGTGTAATTGTGAGTAATTACGCTATTTGGCGCGTTTGAACAACCGTGTAattattagaaattatatattGCATGTAATTCGGAGGATGTAATTATACAGTTTCAATTCCGACCTCCCCATAAAAATTGATATAATTACACAGTTTAATTTTTttcttattatattatttatttttataatataatattataaatacCAATATACAACCAAACATAACATTTATAATTACAACGTAATTACACAGTATTAACCAAATAACATAAGAAATTAATTCCTACATAATtacataaacatataattatatcgtaataattatatatataattacattctaTTAATTATACAGTCTTTTAATTACACGGTGACTTTCAAACATACGTTTCAAATTAATTTTGCGTAAATGCATTTCTGATTGTCGGTTAACGAAAAAAAAAAGAAGGTGATCTATAATTAGCGTGACACGACATGAGctagtaattagattttgaattggATTTGTTTGTTTAATAGCTGTGGTTACGTTGTGTTTTTGGACAAGTAAAAATCTAATAACATAACCATGCCAAACACTGTTAGGAAAGCTGGAATTTAGAAATACAGCTTTAAAATACTTAATACCAGTTGACTATTTAGATGGAAGGGCACTCTATTGTTTAGAACTGTTTAGCCAGCCCTCAACCAGAAAaggaaaatataaataaaaattaaaggtgaaatttatttatttattttataacaaGGGTCAATTTcttttatatatgaaaataattACCATGATTGAATTATAATTTtcaaatatattttattttttgatTACCTGTCACTATATCACACTTATCGTAAGGAGAGGCTCCTTTTTCTTTTATAATTGATAAGCACTTTTTTTCCCCTCTTTTAATGCTTATGGAGTTGGAATTAATTAATGCAAAAATGTGAAAATAGgaatattttcaaaaaaaaaaaagtttcaatCTTATAGTCTCCAGAGATTAAAGTTTCAGATAACTAAATTGCATTTTGTAAGAGATTATATGAAAAATTCAACATTAATCATTCGATATATAAATTAATTACATCCAACAAAATATGTTCTATTTCATATAATTTGAATCATTATTTTATAAACTGTTTACATGTCATTTCCTTGGAAATGGATTACATTAATGATGTTAAACTGGAGGTTGGAAGTTGATTGATAGgctacatttttttttaaatacaagtTTGGCCATACATTTTCACTGTTCATTGAGGGTGGATTTCTAATTTTTCGAAAAAATAAATGTCAATCGTTAAACCACTGATAGGCGTTATTCTATTTCGAAGATATATTTAATTAATGAAAATGATTTAAAGAGGAGAAAGAAGCATTAATTGCAAACTAACAATTTAGAGTAGAAGAGCGAAAATATAGACCAACCTCTTCGTCTCTTTTATTTTTGTAATTTATTAATTGCTGTCACGTTCGCTCTATCCCTTAATGAGCTGTACTCGttcaatatattttcttttatttacgATAATACTTCTAACTTTTTGCTTAATTTATGAATTTATGTAAACTATGCCACGTAAACATATATTAAAAAGAAAAAACTATGCTACGCACTAATTTGAAAATCATTACGTACGATGAAATCTCTATAAATTACtaattataaaattttattaatttaacgagatattaatttatcgcataaattaataattaataatttttaaaatttatattttatttttataatataatattaatattaatatatttttgaacattaaatatatattatatattaattatttatattaattaaattcatatatttttatggataaatttttaatattttataattatatgtattaaaattAACTAGGTTACATGTATGCTAGAAATTTAGTCAACAATTAATATAGTTACATGTATtaaaattatttaagttatatgTATAGTATAAATTTATTCAACAATTAATGTAGCTACATGTACTGATATATTAACCAAGTTATAATAATTAATTTCGATTGAGAGATGGTGAATTCTTCAAAAATCAAGAATAAATGGACAATGATGGTTTACAATATTATAGAATGTAATCAATCGATTGAACTATCGTAACATAATGAATGTTAAGATATTTTCAACTGAGAAAATGATACGAGTTTCGAATTGTCTACGgatgaacaaataattgaaaatgttATACAAACCAACAAAAAAGATGATATGGAAGATGATAGTGTGGAAATAGAACAAGTTTCGCGTAAAGATTCTCCTAAAGCAACAATTACCTTATATCACGTCTTTTTACATACGAGAATTCTACACCGAATTTTTTTAATGCACTAGAAAAGATTAGTGATGAGATTCAAGGCAacattaatttataaaaaaaaaaaagtaacaatAGATTTTCGGAAATATTTTTAGTTAATTTATgacttatgtacaaaatattttgaTGGATataatgaattattaaattatatgtCAAATGGGAATCTATATaaatttaattttttatattatcTTATAAATTTAACGAATTATTAATTTACCACGTTGGTCTCGACTCGAGATCGGAAGAATTTATTATTTTAAAGAAATTATtaatttatgaaatattaattTATCAAGTGccataattaatttatttttttatgttAGATTCTGTACTGTAATAATCATTTGTATTTAAGTCGATCATTTCCTCATCATCGTGGAGGTCACTTTGACTTAACAAAAGCAGCTCGTGGACTGGCCATACGTTGCCGTTTCATGAAATGGTTATTTTCTTCTATTAAATCTTAATGGGCTTCTTCATGGGCTTTAGTTACCCGACTATTTATTTTCATTTGCTGATCCTCTATGTCCACAATCAATCTTTtgtttcgttgaaatgaaagtcaACATATGACAAAATTTGTGAGCTCTGAAAGGAAACCCATTCACCGGATTTGAACAATGCCAGTCCTACACAAAACATCGGACTTTATATGTTGGTGTAGAAGATGATACTGATACCGAGATGGAAGATGATGGTCTTGGGGATCTTTGGAAGGATATGTCACTGGCAATGGAATGTTCTAAGGTATATGATCTATgttcccgcaattttatttctattttttatgTTTTTGCTAAGATTGTAGCGAAGAAAGTTGTGATCTTTATTATAGGATGCCTTTGATGATCCACGCCTGATAATCTTGAGGAAGAAAATGAGGATGACTGCGAGCATTCTTTTGTCTTGAAGGATGACCTGGGTTATGTTTGCATGATTTTGTAGGGCCATTGGTATCAATACAACTAAGTGCCCGTATGGCAACAAAGAGCTTTTGGACTTTTGGACTTTTGTccaaaagttaataataatattatttttggaCTTTTGCAGTATAAAAAGTTCCAGTTTTTTATCCAACCAAACACTCAAATTACTTTTTCAAACCCCAACAGTATCCAAAAGTATCTCCAAAAGTTTAAACATACGGACCCTAAGTGTGTTATGACTGGTTCCATGTTTACTATTGGTATTCGTACTTTTCCTTAATTGTCATCTATTCCATCGGGTCTAATATTGGAGCACTAGAGGTCCAAAAGTTACTTTtccaatattaataatggtaacttCATATGCCGAGGATACAATTACCATAAATCTAAATCATCGGACGAATTCATAGAGTGAATTACTAATTCACAGAAAATTGGAGCTAAAGGCAACCTTTTAAACaactttatttgtatttatttcccatttCGCTGGCTATTTTGATGATAGGGCAAAATAGCAGAAAAATAG is a genomic window containing:
- the LOC139882944 gene encoding non-specific lipid transfer protein GPI-anchored 12-like, which translates into the protein MRTIWAVIALTTIFYGVVSAQMAPGLAPTAAFGPSVAFGPDAAEPPTDPCMTSLFNMSDCLSYVSNGSMDTKPDKNCCPELAGLVESNPVCLCKLLGNSASTLGFSIDVKRALKLPSACGVSTPPVSLCSAVGIDVPVPEGAPMANDGASSPDGLAAASPTTIGGPKSDGGYKSTGFSLALVAALLFLSTFFFF